From the Porites lutea chromosome 5, jaPorLute2.1, whole genome shotgun sequence genome, the window aattacttttttttcacctctcagtaaaagatctcgttaactttagtaaaaacagtaacgatacgggacctacataggtcccgtaaatttacgtgctatttttcccgtaaaaaaagttttatgcaacacctgcaatttctgttgcataaccGACACTTAAatgaacacttacgaaaatcgtaagtgaaACCAtttaagtgaattccctaagtggaccacttaagtgattcAATGCAACTCACTTAAGTTTCGAGTGCAGGTACGtatacccgtagttgttacgggcgttttatgcaaccgggccctgggcGCTCTAGCGGCAGGGCAGGAAAAGAAAGAGGAGGTTGCaactctggaatttgaattctacctccaattcccctgtggctcgcCGTCGAATGAGCAGTCAGATTTCggccaatcagcgcgaagcggaaacgagcgccAATGTAAACAAGCATTGAAAACCACATGGCAAGGGTAATGatgtcattactaatgtcatctccgccaatcagcatttcacaTCGACTTTTTTGAaacagatattcaaattccagagacgtagttgcaagctcttcTTCCTTTTGCCACCCTGCCACCAGAACgccctggagagcttgctcacagtcCACCACACAACTAAAGGAGCAAACATTGGGACCATTGAACTATGAATGCAAGTTTCATTGTTGGTCATAAATACTTATTACCAGTACATACATTTAATATGGAGGTAACTATTTGGCAATCCTGATTTTGTCATAGaggtatattttttaaaacatctcgGAAGATcctcaaccctttaagccctaatattaaaataaaaaattctcaTTTCTTGCCctatacattttctttaaaagtgAAAGTGCAAGCCTTCTATGAAAGTGCAAAGCCTTCAATGAGTTCCGTCTGCCATTTTGTCATTCTTTGACATAGGTGGATGGCATTTCTTGATTGGGCATTGCCCTCACTAGCTTGCGGACACAGGCGTATTTCCAGTAGTCGCTGATCTCTCCACCCGAAAAGTAacgggtggagagaagcgacgaccggaaatgcgtctgtgTCCGCTGGCTATCCCCTCAGGGGCAGCCCAGTAACAAGTGTgaactgaaatattttaaatgtaaTAGTCCAGAATAGTGCCAATCTTATCTTAAACGTGACTGTAGATAACAGGCGGCTGAAATGTCAAACTATCAGGGAAAAAAACATTCTAGTAGCCTTTTTCTACCTTCATGGTCAGTACCATGAAAGTCCCAGTAAACAGTTTTCTGCGCGACCTATATTACACTGGTGAAAATCGAACTATCCCTTTTTATCGTCTTTTCATTGATTCATTGATTCATTgattcattcatccattcattGCCAACAGGCTTTAAGACAGCGTTGGAAGTTCGCAATTATTCGACCTAATGGCCTTCGCTACTTTAAGTTCAAGAAAAGTTTAGCACACTTCTTAAACGCACGCTTAAGGCGTCGTACTTCACATCAGCCGAATCGaattaaattccaaaaagaGAGGTAGCGGAAAATTAAATGATCCACGCCCTCTCTGTTGTAGAGCACTTTAACAGTGAAAGGGGTAGGCTTGTATGAAATGGGTGGCTGTATTCGTAAGCTAATACTGAGGGTATTAGGGGAAAGGGAACGAAAAAACTCATGAACAGTTTTGGTAAGCAAAACAACGACGCTCCACATGTATCAAGTTTTTCACTGTACTTCTGTCCCTCAAGAATTCAAATGGCCAGcgtttttctgttttctaaagAATAAAAACGGTAAGGCGATACATTTTACTGTTGCATCGTAAGTTATCATCACACCAATTTAAAGCCAGGCACTCTCTCGATAAAAGTAATATGGCCGCTAGGAGCCCATGATCCTGATGTGGACATATTACTTCCTTCTCCAAGAAAAGAGAGCTACAGCTGGGGAAAACTGCTTCATTACATATTACACACGGTTTGGCTAACCTCAACAAGAATTCGAACAAGaagtgattttgaaaagcatttcactataaaaaattgcgataaaacatttcttaaaatcattttaagattaaaaaaattgctaaaaagcgacgacgtttcgacgttagctgaacgtcattatcaagtcaaaataagttagtgatttttggtctataaatactaaaaaaaacaacaatagctgattaaaaattgtaacgtgagaaaatattaaacaaagagtttcgcacgtatggagtccgtctgaatatttaaattgggcttaagtttcttgatgaagagcatttcaaatactaaacaatcaaatttgCTCTGGCACTTTCTTAAAACCGTGAATTGGCTTTCTCTCAAAAGGTTGTTGTTACCGTGAGCTTCTAAGAAATGTCTACCGATTGCCGAATTTTTGTGCTCAGCAATGCGTCGATGAAGGTGTCGGGCTGTGTACCCGACATAATCTGCATCGCACAGATcacatgaaaaattgtaaacaacacaCTGCTTATTAACAATTGACGGCTTGATTTCTTTGGGTCTGAGGTCTTGCCCCAATTTCTTGCTCACGAAAACTGGTTGCAAAGTAGGGCCAATCTTATGGCTAAGATCGCGTAACTGTTTACGAACCGCATTAGCGGCCACTTGATCTTTAAAAGGAAGACTAATTCTTACTATGCTACTATCATCATTGTTTCTTTCTGCTTTGTTCGCTGaggaatttagaaaaagaaactttttgataGCAGAATCAATAACACTCATTGGATAGTCAAGGCGACTAAATATAGAGCGCAACTTGGCACATTCTGCATTGAAAGCCTCTGTTGTAGACGACAAGGAATAGGCACGATGTATCATTGTCTGTAATAAAGAGTCTTTATAGCGTTTATCCGTGTGACTTTGGAAATGTAGGAGCAATCCGGTGTTtgttggttttctgtaaactttcttagaagctcacggtaacaacaaccttttgagagaaagccaattcacggttttaagaaagtgccagagcaaatttgattgtttagtatttgaaatgctcttcatcaagaaacttaagcccaatttaaatattcagacggactccatacgtgcgaaactctttgtttaatattttctcacgttacaatttttaatcagctattgttgttttttttagtatttatagaccaaaaatcactaacttattttgacttgataatgacgttcagctaacgtcgaaacgtcgtcgctttttagcaatttttttaatcttaaaatgattttaagaaatgttttatcgcaatttttCAACAAGAATTGTTAGAGAAATTGCAATAAAGCTGGTCAGCAAAACTCTAAGGTtgtcaaaacagaaaaaatatatcaagCTAAACAGTCTATAATTTTACTCTTAACTCCAAAGGGACTTACACCAATTATATGGTTAACTATTCTGGATTTTATACAAGAGAAACACTACAATAACGAGTTTTACACGAGCATTTAAATGCTGTAGATAAAATGCTTTCTCGACTTAAACCAGTGTCCGTCCTACGTTACCAGGTTAGAATCCCAGCAAAACTTGACTTAACCGTTATAGTTCGGACACTAGTTTAACCTGTGAAAGGATTCTAACATGTACACAGATGAAAAAGcttaacctcgtccccagcCCTTTTCCCTTGGAAAGTGGGCGGGGCATGAAAAGTCATAAATGGGAAATTTACGActggaaaaaaagtttgaaatcgATCTGACGAAAACACAGTTCTCAAAGGATTCAAGATGACAAGTCTATTTTAAACTGAGAAACTGAATAATGAATTAACTTGTTACAATTCAAAACCATGATTATTTCTTCTTTGGGACATAACCAATTAAActggaaaaactaaaaaaaaaaccctaaaatATTCCGCTACATAGCTAGCGTGAGCTGTCATCAAGTCGGTTATTAACACCCACGTCGtgcgtttttgtacattttactTACATTTGACTATTTCTATCactcttttcttttgcttgaagaCTATTTAACTACTTAAATATTAACAGGTAAATACCCTTGGACAATGTCAAACAAACTTCAACAATTCCACAAAACACAGAAGTTTGAGCTTCCAGGGGAgtactgtatttacaattttcctgGAGCCGAGTCCATTTTTCCTTCGTCTACCTTCAATCGAGTTACTCCTACaaggaacaaaaaaacaaaaaaatagtctgTTAAATCGTTTATATTTATCTGATTATGAAGCATATACATTTTTCAGTAACAATAAGGTACACCATTCATTTGACCCATGGAACTCCGAATAAAGCAAGTAATCCTCCTGTCAAACACGTCATTGAAACCTACTTAACAATGCATTTATTAGCGACACAAACTTAATCATTACTTTCAGAACTCACCCTTACACTTATATTGTAAACATCGTACTAGTCAAAGCATCCAAAGTATATTTCCAGGTCTCGGAGATTTCTAAGTAAATCATTGCATTGAAGGTGTACTACTATACACCTTTACCTCGGGGTTAGTCAAATTTATAGTTAATCCGTTGCCATTGACTGAGAACAAGAAATGGAACAATGAAGGTTCTCAGAAAACGTACAGTTTTCTCCTTCATACATGACCAAATAAGGACCAAATCACAAGCAACAGCTCTCTTGTCGCGAAATGCCGATGTTTGCATACGTATAGTACAGACGGGATATATTTTGTAAGAGACTAAACGCTCTGCTTTTAATACGactggaaccccgttaatacgaacACCGACGGGACATGCTATAGTGTCCGCATTAAGcgggttaattttagagaaaatttatGACCTTTTTTgttgaaacaaacgaaactgtccgttatatacaggtgtccgtattaagcgagtgtccgtagagcggggttccactgtaatcaGGTTATTTTCATTTCTTGGGTGTGTCTTTTACGCTCATGACTTTACAGAAttgccgcctggttagctctgTTGGGAGAActccggtctgctgagcgggaagTAACGAGATCAACCCAGGCCGGACCAAcacaacactcagggtctttgaaaaactcagagaagaaagtgctgccatGTAATGACATCtacaaacggttagactttctgcATATTTCTAATCTTcttggataaggacgaaaaaccgtaggtcacGTTTTACAGTACTTTCACTTATCTGgctcttgtgggacgtaaaagaatccacaccactgttcgaaaagagcagggacgtagaccccgggagtgtggccaacctttccagggctgggtgggttatctaTAAGGGGAGATCTTAATATAGGGATAACCTCTTGATCCTCCTTCAGGAGTCAAAATTGTTACCTGTAAAGAGTGCATTCTGAAAGAGAGACGGCTTACATTTAATCTAAACCTGTAAGCTGAGTGTGAAACCACGCCTCAAGACCACCCCGTTTGGCCATCACATTTCCTTAATGCAAACGTAAACAAAAaatctcataaattttcataaTTTAAAATCTCGTCATGTTTTTGGCCATTGAGTGGTCGCATTGACAGGATTTTAGAAACTATTGGAAATACTGAAGAGTAACCATTGTTCGTATGACTTGTCATGAAAGAATACTGCATTCAAACAAGTAGAGATTTCTTGTTAAAGCAAGCTTTTTCGCAATTTTTCTCTCTGGAAATTGAGAGGGGCCACCTCTCCCAATTTTCTGAAGGAAAAC encodes:
- the LOC140938319 gene encoding uncharacterized protein yields the protein MSLHGSTFFSEFFKDPECCVGPAWVDLVTSRSADRSSPNRANQAAILSNSIEASKKVYRKPTNTGLLLHFQSHTDKRYKDSLLQTMIHRAYSLSSTTEAFNAECAKLRSIFSRLDYPMSVIDSAIKKFLFLNSSANKAERNNDDSSIVRISLPFKDQVAANAVRKQLRDLSHKIGPTLQPVFVSKKLGQDLRPKEIKPSIVNKQCVVYNFSCDLCDADYVGYTARHLHRRIAEHKNSAIGRHFLEAHGNNNLLRESQFTVLRKCQSKFDCLVFEMLFIKKLKPNLNIQTDSIRAKLFV